In bacterium, a single window of DNA contains:
- the gmd gene encoding GDP-mannose 4,6-dehydratase has product MQSESDRQKALITGITGQDGSYLAELLLAKGYEVWGLIRRASISTTTRIDHISETADQTGGRFHLVDGDLGDASSLYRALRNIRPDEIYNLAAQSHVKVSFDVPEYTGDVTGLGVVRLLEAIRDLGSGTRFYQASSSEMFGKVFETPQTESTPLRPQSPYAAAKVFGHHIVRNYRQSYGLFAVSGILFNHESPRRGDTFVTRKITLAAARIRHGLQESVSLGNLDARRDWGYAEDYVKAMWMMLQADEPLDYVIATGETHSVREFCEHAFAHVGLPLSWRGEGLAEEGVAADGRTLVRIDPRYFRPSEVDLLLGDASLAKNNLGWEPKVTFEELVRLMADADLRAASNRLSPSAAPA; this is encoded by the coding sequence ATGCAATCAGAATCCGACCGACAAAAAGCGCTGATCACCGGTATTACCGGGCAAGACGGCTCCTACCTGGCGGAGTTGCTGCTCGCCAAGGGCTATGAGGTCTGGGGTCTCATCCGCCGCGCTTCGATCAGCACTACGACTCGAATCGATCACATCTCAGAAACCGCGGATCAAACCGGCGGTCGCTTTCATCTGGTCGACGGAGACCTCGGCGACGCCTCGTCGCTGTACCGAGCTCTCCGCAACATCCGTCCCGATGAGATCTACAACCTCGCGGCCCAATCCCACGTCAAGGTGTCGTTCGACGTTCCGGAGTACACCGGAGACGTCACCGGCCTGGGTGTCGTCCGTTTGCTCGAGGCGATCCGGGATCTGGGCTCGGGCACGCGCTTCTATCAGGCCTCTTCGTCCGAGATGTTCGGCAAGGTCTTCGAGACCCCCCAGACGGAATCGACACCCCTTCGACCGCAGAGCCCCTACGCCGCGGCCAAAGTGTTTGGCCACCACATCGTGCGCAATTATCGCCAATCCTATGGATTGTTCGCTGTCAGCGGCATCCTCTTCAACCACGAGTCTCCACGACGCGGTGACACTTTCGTCACTCGCAAGATCACGCTGGCGGCCGCCCGCATTCGCCACGGCCTCCAGGAGTCCGTGTCGCTGGGCAATCTCGACGCTCGGCGTGATTGGGGGTACGCCGAGGACTACGTCAAGGCCATGTGGATGATGCTCCAGGCCGATGAGCCCCTGGACTACGTGATAGCGACCGGCGAGACTCACTCGGTGCGCGAGTTCTGCGAACACGCGTTCGCGCACGTTGGTCTGCCGCTCTCCTGGCGAGGCGAAGGCCTGGCCGAGGAGGGCGTTGCCGCCGACGGCAGGACTCTAGTGCGTATCGATCCGCGCTACTTCCGGCCCTCGGAGGTGGACCTGCTCCTGGGTGACGCCAGCCTCGCCAAGAACAATCTCGGCTGGGAGCCCAAGGTCACGTTCGAAGAGCTCGTGCGACTGATGGCGGATGCCGATCTGCGCGCCGCCAGCAACCGGCTCTCCCCCAGCGCCGCGCCGGCCTAG
- a CDS encoding 4-hydroxybenzoyl-CoA reductase encodes MLRLPPFRFHQPPTLDEALAIISGEGPSVRLVAGGTDLWPNMKRRHQHASAVISLMKIAELRGVSGLNGNGAGLSIGATSLLDDLTRARPVTELYPALARATASISSPPLRNMATLGGNLCLDTRCTYYNQTEEWRRSIDYCLKEAGTVCWVAPGSPTCWAHSASDTAPMLTALEATVVLRSENGGREIPLNELYENDGIHYLTIRPGEILTEIKVPAKSSAESPGNCRTAFWKLRRRGSIDFAVLSVAVALWLGDEDVVEKARVVLGSVASRPLDVPLAAEALTGHKLDLDLIRAAARAARKAATPMDNTDFKTQWRGIMVERYAEAALCEAAALPHDRPPPPHL; translated from the coding sequence ATGCTTCGACTACCACCCTTCCGCTTCCACCAACCGCCGACCCTCGACGAGGCGCTGGCAATAATCTCGGGCGAGGGGCCCTCGGTTCGCCTGGTGGCGGGAGGAACCGACCTGTGGCCGAACATGAAGCGACGGCACCAGCACGCCTCGGCCGTAATCTCGCTGATGAAGATCGCCGAGCTGCGCGGGGTCTCGGGCCTCAACGGCAACGGCGCCGGCCTTTCGATCGGCGCCACCAGCCTGCTCGACGATTTGACTCGAGCGCGCCCCGTAACCGAGCTCTATCCCGCACTGGCTCGCGCAACGGCGTCGATCTCCTCGCCGCCCCTGCGCAACATGGCCACCCTGGGGGGTAACCTCTGCCTGGATACGCGCTGCACCTACTACAACCAGACCGAGGAATGGCGCAGATCGATTGACTACTGCCTGAAGGAGGCGGGGACGGTTTGCTGGGTGGCCCCGGGCTCGCCGACCTGCTGGGCCCACTCCGCCTCCGACACCGCTCCAATGCTGACCGCCCTCGAAGCCACGGTGGTCCTACGCTCGGAGAACGGCGGACGCGAGATCCCTTTGAACGAGCTCTATGAAAACGACGGCATTCACTATCTGACGATTCGCCCGGGCGAGATCCTGACCGAGATCAAGGTCCCGGCGAAGAGCAGTGCCGAGAGCCCGGGCAACTGCCGGACCGCCTTCTGGAAGCTCCGCCGCCGAGGCTCGATCGATTTCGCCGTCCTGTCGGTCGCCGTGGCCCTGTGGCTTGGTGATGAGGACGTCGTTGAGAAAGCCAGAGTCGTCCTCGGGTCGGTCGCTTCGCGACCGCTCGATGTCCCCCTCGCCGCCGAGGCGCTCACCGGGCACAAACTCGACCTCGATCTGATTCGCGCCGCGGCGCGCGCGGCCCGCAAAGCCGCGACGCCGATGGACAACACCGACTTCAAGACGCAGTGGCGCGGCATCATGGTCGAGCGCTACGCGGAGGCGGCGCTGTGCGAAGCGGCGGCGCTTCCGCACGATCGCCCACCGCCACCGCACCTCTAG
- a CDS encoding molybdopterin-dependent oxidoreductase, giving the protein MASEPARTAPPPPRPKPDLKPSSERDSSYIGRPFRRVDGRAKVTGATRFADDLAFPRMCFMKLVRSTVPHAFIRGIDFTKAREVEGFLGSITGADMPEPFGILPVSQDEHALCPDKVRMVGDPVAAVAATTEDAAADAALAVEIDYEELATITTLNEALSTPEPRIHEYPKEGGNIHKAVSMEFGPVADALEGADLVLDDTFFYEGNTHLPMEQHAAVAVPEDEDRITLYSSTQTPHYVHRALARVLDLPASRIRVVACSNGGGFGGKSDPFNHEIAAAKMALQLGRPVKIALTREEVFYCHRGRHPVLMSMRTGFSEDGRILGQHLKTALDGGAYGSYGVASTYYTGALQTVTYKLPAYRFDGVRVFTNKSPCGPKRGHGTPQPRFGWEVQLDKAAERLRLDPAELRLRNLEEPGHITANWLKLGTIGLRRCIEAVVEGSEWKKRYGKLPEGRGLGLACGSYLCGAGLPIYWNHMPQSGVQLLLDRSGSVAVYCGQAEIGQGSDSVLAAITAETLGVELADIRLCVADTGFTPVDLGSYSSRVTLMAGNAALEAAERARALLAEAVAEHLEIASERLVFSEGRVFDSANPDTGMSFPEACVAAEAKFGTLSTVGSYIPPRSPGKYRGAGVGPSPTYSYSACAIEVEVDAQTGLYRPLHVWIAHDIGRSLNPVLVLGQVEGSVYMGLGEAMMEEQAYRRLPPKYSSALVHKHPSMLEYKSPTFLEMPPVTSYLIEDPDPEGPYGAKEVGQGPLLPVMPALANAVFDAVGVRVDQVPIQPHMILRALAAKARGRAPRFGPSGFPEIDFGATLHVPTPEQGGDGRAIDDVKHKLRSGMRSASGTMTEREEALKKHGKLTTD; this is encoded by the coding sequence ATGGCTAGCGAGCCGGCGCGCACAGCGCCGCCTCCTCCGAGACCGAAACCGGATTTGAAACCGAGCTCGGAGCGCGACTCCAGCTACATCGGCCGGCCCTTCCGCCGGGTCGATGGCCGCGCCAAGGTCACCGGCGCAACGAGGTTCGCCGACGATCTGGCATTTCCGCGGATGTGTTTCATGAAGCTCGTGCGCTCGACCGTTCCGCACGCCTTCATTCGCGGCATCGACTTCACGAAAGCCCGCGAGGTCGAGGGCTTTCTCGGATCAATCACCGGCGCCGACATGCCGGAGCCGTTCGGCATTCTGCCGGTATCCCAGGACGAGCACGCACTCTGCCCGGACAAGGTTCGAATGGTAGGCGATCCGGTGGCTGCGGTGGCCGCCACGACCGAGGACGCCGCCGCCGACGCCGCCCTGGCGGTCGAGATCGACTACGAAGAGCTCGCGACGATCACCACCTTGAACGAGGCCCTGTCGACGCCGGAGCCCAGGATCCACGAATACCCGAAAGAGGGCGGCAACATTCACAAAGCCGTCTCGATGGAGTTCGGCCCGGTGGCCGACGCGCTGGAGGGCGCCGACCTGGTGCTCGACGACACCTTCTTCTACGAAGGCAACACGCATCTGCCGATGGAGCAGCACGCCGCGGTTGCCGTACCGGAAGACGAAGACCGGATCACGCTCTACTCGTCGACCCAGACTCCGCACTACGTCCATCGCGCCCTGGCGCGTGTTCTCGATCTACCGGCTTCACGAATCCGCGTGGTCGCATGCTCGAACGGAGGCGGTTTCGGTGGCAAGAGCGATCCCTTCAACCACGAGATCGCAGCCGCCAAGATGGCTCTCCAGCTCGGGCGGCCGGTCAAGATCGCGCTCACTCGCGAAGAGGTCTTCTACTGTCACCGCGGGCGACATCCGGTCCTGATGTCGATGAGAACGGGCTTCTCCGAGGACGGCCGAATCCTCGGCCAGCATCTCAAGACCGCGCTCGACGGTGGTGCCTACGGCAGCTACGGAGTCGCGTCGACCTACTACACCGGAGCGTTGCAGACGGTCACCTACAAGCTGCCCGCCTACCGATTCGACGGTGTTCGGGTCTTCACCAACAAGTCGCCCTGCGGACCGAAGCGCGGGCACGGCACGCCCCAGCCCCGCTTCGGCTGGGAGGTGCAACTCGACAAGGCCGCCGAGCGTCTGCGACTCGATCCAGCCGAGCTGCGGCTTCGGAACCTCGAGGAGCCCGGCCACATCACCGCCAACTGGCTCAAACTCGGCACCATCGGTCTTCGTCGCTGCATCGAAGCCGTGGTCGAGGGCAGCGAGTGGAAGAAGCGCTACGGCAAGCTGCCGGAAGGTCGCGGCCTGGGCCTGGCCTGCGGCTCCTATCTCTGCGGGGCCGGGCTTCCGATCTACTGGAACCACATGCCGCAATCGGGCGTTCAGCTGCTGCTCGACCGCTCGGGAAGCGTCGCCGTCTATTGCGGCCAGGCCGAGATCGGCCAGGGCTCGGACTCGGTGCTGGCGGCGATAACGGCCGAGACGCTGGGCGTCGAGCTGGCCGACATCCGGCTGTGCGTCGCGGACACCGGCTTCACCCCGGTCGATCTCGGCAGCTATTCCTCACGGGTGACCTTGATGGCCGGCAACGCGGCCCTGGAAGCCGCCGAGCGCGCGCGGGCTCTGCTCGCCGAAGCGGTTGCCGAGCATCTGGAGATCGCCTCGGAGCGCCTGGTGTTCTCGGAGGGCCGGGTGTTCGACAGCGCCAATCCGGACACCGGGATGAGCTTCCCCGAGGCCTGTGTCGCCGCCGAGGCCAAGTTCGGCACGCTCTCGACGGTCGGTTCCTACATCCCCCCCCGCTCTCCCGGGAAATACCGGGGCGCCGGCGTCGGCCCGTCGCCGACCTACTCCTATAGCGCCTGCGCGATCGAGGTCGAAGTCGATGCTCAGACCGGGCTCTACCGTCCGCTACACGTCTGGATCGCTCACGATATCGGACGCTCCCTGAACCCGGTTCTGGTTCTGGGGCAGGTCGAGGGCTCGGTCTACATGGGCCTGGGCGAGGCCATGATGGAAGAACAGGCCTACCGCCGACTGCCACCCAAGTACTCCTCGGCCCTGGTTCACAAACATCCGTCGATGCTCGAGTACAAGAGTCCTACCTTTCTCGAGATGCCACCGGTGACCAGCTATTTGATCGAGGATCCGGATCCGGAGGGCCCCTACGGCGCCAAGGAGGTAGGCCAAGGACCCCTGCTGCCGGTGATGCCGGCGCTCGCCAACGCCGTCTTTGATGCCGTCGGCGTGCGTGTGGATCAGGTTCCGATCCAGCCGCACATGATCCTGCGCGCGCTAGCCGCCAAGGCCCGCGGCAGAGCGCCTCGCTTCGGTCCCTCCGGGTTTCCCGAGATCGATTTCGGCGCCACCCTACACGTTCCGACGCCGGAGCAGGGCGGCGACGGCCGGGCCATCGACGACGTCAAGCACAAGCTGCGCTCAGGCATGCGCTCGGCGTCCGGCACGATGACCGAGCGCGAAGAAGCTCTCAAGAAACACGGCAAGCTGACCACCGACTAG
- a CDS encoding (2Fe-2S)-binding protein, translated as MPEPLDGHTSLVLEINGERRAVAFPTHHTLLEVLREECGLTGTKHGCELGECGTCAVLVDGRPVLSCLVLTAEMEGKSIETVEGLADGNELHPLQTALADLNAAQCGYCTPGILMAAKALLAERPHAGRQDIEQALAGNLCRCTGYHKIVEGVEWAASRMRGEDAVAPQHVLYGEPEPGSAAKKRSHGSPPSPKPNLPLRARETHDG; from the coding sequence ATGCCCGAGCCACTAGACGGCCACACATCGCTGGTTCTCGAAATCAACGGCGAGCGGCGAGCCGTGGCGTTTCCGACCCATCACACACTCCTCGAAGTGTTGCGGGAAGAGTGCGGCCTGACCGGGACCAAGCATGGCTGCGAGTTGGGCGAATGCGGCACCTGCGCGGTTCTCGTCGACGGTCGGCCGGTGCTTTCGTGTCTGGTCCTGACCGCCGAGATGGAGGGCAAATCCATCGAAACGGTCGAAGGGCTCGCCGATGGCAACGAGCTCCATCCACTGCAAACCGCTCTGGCCGATCTGAACGCCGCTCAATGCGGCTACTGCACACCGGGCATCCTGATGGCCGCGAAGGCGCTCCTCGCCGAGCGACCGCACGCCGGGCGCCAGGACATCGAGCAGGCACTGGCCGGCAATCTCTGCCGATGCACTGGGTACCACAAGATCGTCGAAGGCGTCGAGTGGGCGGCCTCCAGAATGCGCGGCGAAGACGCCGTAGCGCCGCAACATGTGCTCTACGGGGAGCCGGAGCCGGGTTCGGCAGCGAAGAAAAGGTCGCACGGGTCGCCGCCCTCCCCGAAACCGAACCTCCCGCTTCGAGCTCGGGAGACCCACGATGGCTAG
- a CDS encoding TetR/AcrR family transcriptional regulator, producing the protein MVQIAAESSPTTLRAADRKREILAAASTVFRSKGLHATGMRDIASELGMHVGNLYYYFKNKEELLAFCQEDALAGLRTLVKKTRTLDVGADQRLRHLIVGHVELLNETTPGSLAHLEVEALSEEWHGRIVELRDDYEHAIRQIIDEGVASGVFRDVDSDSATLAILGALNWTVKWFRRDGKKSAAEIGSEFADLLVGGLMLPCSAGSPGPPGPETQRDECPSH; encoded by the coding sequence ATGGTTCAAATTGCTGCCGAGAGCTCTCCCACGACGCTTCGCGCCGCCGACCGCAAGCGCGAGATCCTCGCCGCGGCGTCGACGGTGTTCCGCAGCAAGGGCCTCCATGCCACCGGCATGCGCGACATTGCTTCCGAGCTGGGGATGCACGTCGGCAACCTCTACTACTACTTCAAGAACAAGGAAGAGCTCCTGGCCTTTTGCCAGGAAGACGCTCTCGCGGGCCTGCGGACCCTGGTCAAGAAAACACGCACGCTCGACGTCGGCGCCGACCAGCGCTTGCGACATCTCATCGTCGGCCATGTCGAGCTCCTGAACGAGACCACGCCCGGCTCCCTCGCCCACCTCGAGGTGGAAGCTCTCTCCGAAGAATGGCACGGCAGGATCGTCGAGCTTCGGGACGACTACGAGCACGCGATTCGACAGATCATCGATGAGGGCGTGGCTTCTGGTGTCTTTCGCGACGTCGATTCCGACTCCGCGACTCTGGCCATTCTCGGAGCTCTGAATTGGACGGTGAAGTGGTTCCGACGGGACGGCAAGAAGAGCGCGGCCGAGATCGGCTCAGAGTTCGCCGACCTCCTGGTCGGTGGGCTGATGCTGCCGTGCTCCGCGGGCTCTCCTGGCCCTCCTGGCCCTGAAACTCAGAGGGACGAATGCCCGAGCCACTAG
- a CDS encoding TetR/AcrR family transcriptional regulator has translation MPKVPAQYLEARRRGILAAAQRCVSRNGIQGTTMRDICRAANLSPGAIYRYFDSKEQILGALAEQRQAQIRTFFGRLESASSRKALADAVTRLAADLDSEAASDGLRLDLHLWSRALKSPEVATSLGPGLESAVRAVDEALGTGRPEGSGRLIVALLQGLALHKALDPELDLGELGPAIQDLLGT, from the coding sequence ATGCCCAAGGTCCCCGCTCAGTACCTCGAAGCGAGGCGCCGGGGCATTCTGGCCGCGGCCCAGCGCTGCGTAAGCCGCAACGGAATCCAGGGCACGACCATGCGCGATATCTGCCGCGCGGCGAACCTCAGCCCGGGAGCTATTTATCGCTATTTCGACAGCAAGGAACAGATCCTCGGCGCACTTGCCGAACAGCGACAGGCTCAGATTCGGACATTCTTCGGCCGACTGGAATCGGCATCGAGCCGGAAGGCGCTGGCCGACGCCGTCACCCGGCTCGCAGCCGACCTAGACTCCGAGGCGGCTTCCGACGGCCTGCGTCTCGATCTCCATCTCTGGAGCCGAGCCTTGAAGTCGCCAGAGGTGGCGACGTCGCTCGGACCCGGACTCGAGAGCGCCGTTCGGGCGGTCGACGAAGCGCTCGGGACCGGGCGCCCCGAGGGCAGCGGCCGCCTGATCGTGGCCTTGCTTCAGGGCCTCGCGCTCCACAAAGCGCTCGATCCCGAGCTCGACCTCGGCGAGTTGGGACCTGCGATCCAGGATCTGCTCGGCACGTAG
- a CDS encoding YjbQ family protein, with protein sequence MLVRREIGTPGKGLVEITSVVQEAVTESGLDEGLCTVFVQHTSASLVIQENADPAVTRDLQAWIERAVPENDRLYTHTQEGPDDMPSHIKGVLTASSLAIPVSDSRLVLGTWQGVFLWEHRTTPKRRRLVIHLST encoded by the coding sequence ATGCTCGTTCGGCGTGAAATAGGCACCCCGGGCAAAGGTCTGGTCGAAATCACCTCCGTGGTTCAAGAAGCGGTGACCGAATCCGGACTCGACGAGGGGTTGTGCACGGTATTCGTCCAGCACACCTCCGCCAGCCTGGTGATCCAGGAAAACGCCGATCCCGCCGTCACCCGGGACCTCCAGGCCTGGATCGAGCGAGCCGTTCCCGAGAACGACCGGCTCTACACCCATACCCAAGAAGGTCCCGATGACATGCCATCGCACATCAAGGGCGTCCTGACGGCATCGTCACTGGCCATACCGGTCTCCGACAGCAGGCTCGTGTTGGGCACCTGGCAGGGCGTCTTCCTGTGGGAACACCGAACCACTCCCAAGCGCCGTCGCCTGGTGATCCATCTGTCGACCTGA